A single window of Ananas comosus cultivar F153 linkage group 19, ASM154086v1, whole genome shotgun sequence DNA harbors:
- the LOC109725182 gene encoding ER membrane protein complex subunit 3, giving the protein MAEDLVLDTAIRDWVLVPLSVVMVLIGILRYFVSKLMRSTQLPDAKVVKEGQVIIRARNLRAAAGFIPAKAFRARRIYFTNEENGLLHVPKEQAQNAQAQMFSDPNMAMDMMKKNLSMIIPQTLTFAWVNFFFSGFVAAKIPFPLTQRFRGMLQNGIDLSTVDVSYVSSRSWYFLNLFGLRGLFSLILGEENAVDDTQKMMQMGGFGFDASRSLAAEKDSLDIIQHEWTLPKMEQRAEEVLRKLVK; this is encoded by the exons ATGGCGGAGGACCTGGTTCTCGACACGGCGATAAGAGATTGGGTCCTCGTCCCCCTCTCCGTGGTGATGGTCCTCATCGGCATCCTCCGCTACTTCGTCTCCAAGCTCATGCGATCCACCCAGCTCCCCGATGCCAAGGTCGTCAAGGAAGG GCAGGTGATTATTAGGGCGAGGAACTTGAGGGCAGCTGCGGGTTTCATCCCGGCAAAGGCATTTCGGGCTCGAAGGATTTATTTCACCAACGAG GAGAATGGCTTACTGCATGTTCCAAAAGAGCAAGCGCAAAATGCACAAGCACAAATGTTCTCAGATCCAAACATGGCAATGGACATGATGAAGAAGAACCTCTCGATGATTATACCGCAG ACTCTCACATTTGCATGGGTGAACTTCTTCTTCTCTGGTTTTGTCGCGG CAAAAATACCTTTCCCTCTGACGCAAAGATTCAGGGGAATGCTACAAAATGGTATCGATCTGAGCACTGTTGATGTGAGCTATGTCAGCAGTCGTTCCTG GTACTTCCTTAATTTATTTGGGTTGAGGGGCCTATTCAGCCTTATCCTTGGTGAAGAAAATG CCGTGGATGACACCCAGAAAATGATGCAAATGGGTGGATTTGGTTTCGATGCGTCAAGG AGCTTGGCCGCGGAAAAGGACAGCCTCGATATCATTCAGCATGAATGGACGCTTCCGAAGATGGAGCAGCGCGCGGAAGAAGTGTTGAGAAAGCTAGTTAAGTAA
- the LOC109724562 gene encoding formin-like protein 18: protein MVSDQEIASCVESLLRSSSSAAAAAVGGAVAGAATSLGAVVSHVEAKLGLDLSHKAAFIQDQIDLLLGPRRHLPPPPSPNPPPHPSPPPSQPRFLFHQMPPSSSSSSSSSAAAAAAGGPYQYPYPAPPPLPAAAVVAAYHLQQQLQQPQPQPQPQPQPQPPPFVAAAVRPAAPRESASTGAKRRAGAGGLNKVCGVSPKLQAIVGEAAMPRTEIVKQLWAYIRKNNLQDPSNKRKIICNDELRAVFETDCTDMFKMNKLLSKHITALDPKDGPPDFKRSKTVDVSDTKVDPGQFPVIISDALAKFFGTQEREMLQADALRRVGDYINANKLEDARSKSILCDLKLQQVFGVDSIPSAVLPEMLAQHLIKKS, encoded by the exons ATGGTCTCCGACCAGGAGATCGCGAGCTGCGTCGAGTCCCTcctccgctcctcctcctccgccgccgccgccgcagtgGGCGGCGCCGTCGCGGGCGCCGCCACGTCGCTGGGCGCGGTGGTGAGCCATGTGGAGGCCAAGCTAGGGCTCGACCTCTCCCACAAGGCCGCGTTCATCCAGGACCAAATCGACCTCCTCCTCGGCCCCCGCCGCCACcttcctcctcccccctcccccaaTCCCCCTCCTCACCCTTCGCCGCCTCCGTCGCAGCCCCGTTTCCTCTTCCACCAGAtgcccccctcctcctcctcctcctcctcctcctccgccgccgccgccgccgccggagggcCCTACCAGTACCCCTACCCCGCTCCCCCGCCCTtgcccgccgccgccgtcgtcgccgcctaccacctgcagcagcagcttcagcagccgcagccgcagccgcagccgcagccgcagccgcaacCGCCCCCTTTCGTCGCTGCCGCCGTAAGGCCTGCTGCCCCCAGAGAAAG TGCTTCGACTGGGGCTAAAAGAAGAGCTGGTGCTGGGGGCCTGAATAAAGTGTGTGGAGTTTCACCCAAACTTCAGGCCATTGTTGGTGAGGCTGCCATGCCAAGAACTGAG ATCGTGAAGCAGCTGTGGGCATATATCCGGAAAAACAATCTCCAAGATCCTAGCAACAAGAGGAAGATCATCTGCAATGACGAATTACGTGCGGTTTTTGAGACAGACTGTACCGACATGTTTAAGATGAACAAGTTGCTATCTAAGCATATAACAGCACTTGATCCTA AGGATGGGCCCCCAGATTTTAAAAGGTCAAAAACTGTTGATGTTTCTGATACAAAGGTTGATCCTGGTCAATTTCCTGTAATCATTTCTGATGCATTGGCCAAGTTTTTTGGAACTCAAGAAAGAGAAATGCTGCAAGCTGATGCTCTAAGGCGTGTGGGGGATTACATAAATGCTAACAAGCTGGAG GATGCGAGGAGCAAGTCAATACTATGCGACTTGAAGCTTCAACAGGTTTTTGGTGTTGACAGCATCCCTTCTGCCGTGTTACCTGAGATGCTTGCACAGCATTTAATCAAGAAATCATGA